Within Sorangiineae bacterium MSr11367, the genomic segment CACGTAGACACCGGCCGTGGAGCCCCGGAGGGCACGCGGTACGAGTCCAGCACGCTCCAGTGCTTCCCACGTGACCTCGAGCAACAGGCGATGCTGCGGATCCATCGCCTCGGCCTCGCGCGGCGAGATTCCGAAGAGCGCGGGGTCGAATCGATCGATGTCGCGAACGAACGCGCCGCACCGCGCGTACATCGTCCCAGGCCGATCTGGATCGGCGTCGAAATACGCATCGATGTCGAAGCGCTCCTTGGGAACGTTCTCGACCGGATGAAAGCCGGCCATGAGGGCGTCCCAGAAGCCCTCGGGCGAGTCGACGCCGCCCGGCAACCGGCAGCCGATGCCCAGAATGGCGATGGGCTCGTGCCTCTCGCGCTTTTCCTGCTCGTACGCCTTGAGCTTTCGATCCGCGTCCTGAAGTTTGCGGAGCGCCCGCTCCATCACGTCGCGATGCCCTTTGGCATCGTTTTCGAGGCCAGCCATGTCGGCTAGCCAGAGCAACAAGCGCACCACGCGCGGAGGCCGGCCTGCACGGGCGCCGTATCGCTGCATGCGCCCCGGCGTCGAGCAGATTGTACGCACAATCTGTCGTTCAACGCCCGTGAGCCGGGCCGCTCAATACGACTTCGGAAGCCGCAAGGAGTGTTGGGCGATGTAATTCAGAATCATCTCGGCGCTCACCGGAGCGATGCGGAGTAGACGCGCCATCCACCACAAGTCCGAAATGCCATATTCGAGCGCAATGCCATTGCCGCCGTGGGTCTGAATGGCCGCGTCCACCGCGTGGTTCGCGGCCTCCGCGGCGGCGTATTTGGCCATGTTCGAGGCCTCGCCGGCGCCTTTGGCCTGCGCATCGAAAAGGGCGGCCGCTTTTTGGGTCATCAAGCGCGCGAGCTCCACCTCGATTTTCGCCTTGGCGAGGGGATGGGCGATGGCCTGGTGCGTGGCGATGGGCACGCCCCACACGGCACGCTCGCGCGCGTAGGCCGCCGCTTTGTCGAGCGCGCGCAGGGCCACACCGTTGATGAGCGCTGCGAGGATGATGCGCTCGGGGTTGAGCGCGTCGAAGACGGCGGTCAGGCCTCCCACCTCGCCGCCGATGAGCCGATCGGGCTCGATGGCGACGTCCTCGAAGAACAGCGTCCACTGCTTCTCCGGCCCGAGGTAGGGCATCGGGATGGGCGTTCGCGTGAAGCCGGGCGCGTCCACGTCGACGATGCACAGGCAGGGCAATCCGAGCTCGCCGCTCGTGTCGTCGCGCATGCGCGCCACGACCAGAACGGCGTCGGCGCTCTCCACGCCGGAGATGAACGTCTTCTGCCCCTTTAGGACGTAGCGACTTCCCTCCCGCCGCAATTCGGTGCGCAGTTGGTGCGAATTGGAGCCGGCGTCCGGCTCGGTGATGGCAAATGCCAATTGCGTAGTCCCCGCCGCAATGCCGCGAAGCCAGCGCGTCTTCTGCGCGTCCGTGGCGTGCCGCGCGAGGATGGATCCCGCCATCGCAGAGGATACGACGAGCATCAACGTCGAGCCGCCCGACGCGGCGGCCTCTTCTCCGACGATGCAGAGCCCGGCCATGCCAAGGCCGCCGCCGCCCCATTCCGTCGGGATGTTCGCGCCGACGAAGCCGGCCTTGGCCAGCGCATTCCACATGGCCGCAGGCGGCTCGCCGCGCTCGTAACAGTCCCGCGCGTAACGCTCGCCGAACGAGTTGCAGATGCCTCGCACCGCCTCCCGAATGGCGATTTCGTCTTCGGCCGGAACGAGGGACATGGATACGGCGGACTGGGCGCTCATCCGGGGCTCCTTTCGTCGAAACTGAATGACTATTCAATTCTATTGCATGAACATTCAATCGACACAAGAACCTTCGTGTGCGAGCGTGATCGCCATGCCCTCCCATGCAGGCGCACGCACCTCACCCCGCTCCGCGCATCCACCGCGCGCTTCGCTTCTGCCGGTGCTTCCTGCCTCCCCCACGGGCGCGGCCCTCACGCGGGAAAAGCTCCTTCAAGCCGCCCACGAGCTCTTGTTCGAGCGCGGCGGCGCCGAGCCCTCCGTCAGCCAAATCTGCCGGCGCGCCGGGGTGCAGGTGGCCATGGTGAGCTACTGCTTCGGTGGCAAAACGCAGCTCTTGGAGGCCCTGGTCGAGCGGGCCACCATGGGGGTCGTGGCGGAGCTCCAACGCTTCGCCGCCCAGAAAGGGCTAGAGCCCGAAGAGATGCTCCGCCGCCACGTGGCGGCCATGGTGAGAAACTGGGTCCGCTTTCCCTACCTCATGCAGCTCATCGAGCGTGCGCACGCCGGCGATCCCCAGGTGGAGCGCATCACCACGATCTTCGTCGGGCCCGCGCTCGAATTCTACCGCGGCCTGTTGGCGAGGGGCGCCAAGGCCCGCAAATTCCGCAAGGTCGATCCGACACTGTTTTTCTTCTCGATCGTCGGCTCGTGCCAATTCCTCTTCACGGCGCGTTCGCTCTTGGCCACGAGCGGAGAGGCGTTGAACGAGGACCTCGTCGAGCGTTTCATCGAACACACGGCGGAGCTCCTCGTTCGTGGGATTTCATTGAAGTAGCGCCAACGGTTCGTTGGCTCAGAGTGTCTTCAGGTATTCGAGCAGGGCCTTGCGTTCGGGGTCGGTGAGCACCTTCGTATATGCGTGGCCCTGGTTACCCTTGCCATACCCGTGCGTATTGAACACCGCGCGCTGCGCGACGGCGTCCGGGGCCGGCGGAAAATAGTCGGCGAAGGACTTGAACGCGTCCGTGGCCAGATCGAACACCGTCGGCACCTTGGTGTACGGGCCCAGGCGGCAGCTCAAATAGCCCGGGCCGGTGACGTCGCTGCACTGCAAGGGGCTATATTTCCACCCCATCTTGTCGAAGTCGTACGCGGACAGCGACGTGTCGAAACCAACTTCGCCCTTCGGATTGGCTTGCGAGGCGGGCGCCAACTGCCGGCGCCAGACATCGGGACGATCCGACGGCTTGAGCACGTCCCAGAGCGAAGGCACGCTACCGTTGTGGAGATAAGGCGCCGCTGCCCACACCCCGTGAAGCGGTTGCGCCGTGTAACCGATGATGGGCAGCGGCGAGCAACCATCGTTGGCCGGACGAACCGGCTCACCACTGTTGACGACCCCCATCAACTGATTCTGCAGCGGCGAGAGCTTCTCCGGTGGAATGAAGCCGGGCAGGGCGTCGGGGTAGAACATCCACAACATGCTGGCCACACTCGCCACTTGATCCTGCGGAATCAACGGACGCGCCCCGAGACCATTGAAGAGATCGGAATCCGCCGAGTCGGTACCGACGACCGCCTGCGGCGCGACGTAGCCCGCATAGCCGACCAGCCGCGGATCGGGCAGATATCCAGGTTGGTGCGCGAAGTACGGTGAATAAACACCGTGGCAGCCCGCGCACGAGCCATTGCCGCCGGCGGGGCGCTCGATGTCGGCGTTGGCCCCGTCGGCCCACAAATTCTTGCTGTGAAAGAGAATGGCGCCTTGCTCGGCCAGCGGCCTGTCGATGCAGTACGGGCTGTCGGCAGGGCCGGGGCTGCCGTCGGCATTCGAGCAATGACCATGAGGATATTTCGGCGCCTCGACGGTATTGAGCCAGATATCCAAATCTTGGAAGTCTCCCTCGCGGCGCTTGCTCCAGTATCCATCGTATTTGTTCGTCGACGACGGGAAGTAGTTCCCGCGCGAGCTCCCCGCGCTGCCGAAGCCCGTCCACAAGTAGCGTGTCTTGTTGTGGGTCCACCACCAGGCCGGGGTCTGCTGATCGCCGCCGGTCAGGGGAACGGTTGGCATGAGTTTGCCGAGATAGGCAGGTTCGGCGATCTTGGCTCGCCAGTCCAAGGTGCCGAGCTCCCGAAAGAGAAGCACATTGACGATCTCCTGGTCGGCGGCGTTCACCCCCCGCGAGCGATTGGCCATGTACCCGGGATTGTCGAGCACGACCTGAATCGAGTTTCGACCGTACACACCATTGGCCCGGTTGGCATCGTAGTAGAGCAGGCCGAGATCGATGTTCGTGCCCGGCGCGCCCGCATAAAAACCCATGGGCAGGCTGCCGGTGATTTCGGGGTGGCCATGGTTTCGGAAGTAGTTGCTCGCATCGCCCGAGACCTCGCCGTTGCCCATCTGCCCGAGATGGCATCCGTAGCAGGTGGCGCCCACCACACCGGTCCAGCGGCCGTTGGCATCCTTGGTTTGCACGAAACCGAGCGGACCTTGCACACTACCGCCGTTCGTCCGATTCGGGTCTTCCCCGGGCATGGGAAACGGATTCGGATAGGGACTGGGCGGGTAGCCATAGCGCGCATGCATCACCTTCGACAGCAACGCGGTTGCTGCCTGCGGATCCGTCGGGATCGTGTACCCCAACGAGGTGATCATGTTCCATACGCCGTCCACCGTGATCAAATCGCCAGTGATCGGATTGGAAAAGATGTACGTTCGCCCGCGCTCCACGGCCGCACGCCATTCTCCGCACGTCGCCGGCCGCGGCTTGGCCGAGTAAATCGGCGCCTTACCCTGTGCGACGAGCAGGGCATTCTGCTTGGCCTGGTTCTCGAGCAACGTATCGTTGGCGCAAACCTTGTATGGCGCATTGTAGAACACGGCGTAATTTGGATTACCGATGCGACTGCCCGAGATGAGCTCACGCGGGTCGAGGGGCAACGGCTCGGAGTCCGGCTTGTTCTCGCAGAACTGGGCGGCGTAATTGCGTCCTCCGTTGCTCGCGAGATTGCCCAGCAACGGATACGTGGGCGGCGGTGGCGGCGGCTCCCCGCCGAAGTCGCAATGGGCCGGATCGTCCCAACAGGCGAGGAGCATCTTCATGTCTTGGTAGGCCGCGCTGGTGGTCGCCCACGGCGCCCCACCGGAGTGCGCGTGCTGGCCGGACGCATTTTGCAAAATGAGATTGGAATCGACCCCCTTCCCGAGATTCGTCCACGACGTTTGCAAATTGCGGTAGTCGTCCACGGTCACCGGGGACAGCATCATCCTGCGGCCCTCCGGCTTGTCGGCCACGCCGCCCGGCACGTGGCAGGTGCGGCAGTACCCAAGGTTGGGTTGCACCCGCGCGGCGAAGAACTCTTCGGGACTGCCGACGGCCGCCACCGAGGTGGACGTTCCTCCGTCGTCGCCGCCGTCGTGGCAGGCGGCAATGATGCCCGTCGTCACGACACCGGCAAAGCACAAGTGTGAAATCCCACGCTGCCTTATGTCTGCCATCATCCCACCTCCCTCGAAACCCGGGTTCTTCTCGTTGGTTCACGCATTCTCGAACCGGTGGGCGGCGCGTCGTGAGGGAGGGGTGTGCCAAAGTACTTGTCATTTCGCGCCAACAGGAAAGATTGGCCATGACGGTTAAGAAGAGATGAAACGGCAAGACCTCACACGCCCCATCGTGCCGATCGTCTACGGGGTGCTCATCCTCGATCTCGCGCTCGAGCGAGGTGCCACGCGCGCCGCGATGCTTTCGGAACTTGAGATTCCGGAGACCGTGTGGAACACACCCGACGCGCGACTCTCCCTCGTGCAGCTCGATCGCTTGCTCTACCGCGCCGTGCGCCTGACGGGCGACGGCGCACTCGGTTACGAGATCGGTTTTCGCTGTGGCGTCACCATGCACGGGCTCTTCGGGCTCGGGGCGATGAGCCTCGGATCCATCCGCGAAATGGTGGCATTCGGAATCAAGTTTCTACCGGTGCGTCTTCCCAATGTAAAATTGTCGCTCATCGAAGGAAGGCCGAGGAGCGCACTCGAGGTGGCAGAGGCAACGTCCCTCGGATCCCTTCGCCGACAGACCCTCGAGATCGCCTTGGTGGGGGCGATGCATCTCGCCACGGAGATCCTGGAACGGCGGCGCCCGGGCTCGGACGCCGATCTCGAACTATGGTTCGACTATCCCGAACCCGAGTACTACGCATCGTATCGTTCCCGCCTTCCGCCCGCACACTTCGACATGGCGGCCAACCGCCTTTTCTTTCCCACGGAGTTGCTCGATCGTCCGTTGCGCGCGTGCAATCCGATCACCGCGGAAATGATGCGCCAGCAGTGCGAGCGCGAGCTGGCCTTGCTGGGGCTCGAGGGCGATTTTCCGAGCCGCGTGCGGGCCGCGCTGCCCAAGCCGGGCGGCGGATACCATAGCGCCTCGGAGGTGTCGGCCCGCCTGTTCGTCTCCTCGCGCACCTTGAAACGGCGCCTCGCGGAACACGCCACGAGCTTCCAACGCGTGCTCGACGAGCTCCGCCAGCACGAGAGCATGCGCCTCCTCCAAGACCCCGCACTGGCCATCGAACACGTGGCCGAGCGGCTTGCCTATGCCGACCCGGCCAATTTTACCCGCGCCTTCCGCAAATGGATGGGGATCACCCCCAGCGAATACCGAACCCAGTTCCTGAGCCGGGCCCGCTGATCGCTATTTCTTTTGGCAGAAGCCGATATTGCATGCCGGTGCGTCGGACGAGCATTCGGATGGCCCGCCGCAGGGTTTGCAATCCTTGGGCGCGGCGCCGCCAACCTTGCTCTCGTAGTAGCAATGGCATTGAAAATCGGGCTCCGCCGATTTGAGCTGCCCCATTTCCGTGTCGCGGCTCACCGACATCGCGCAGAGCGGGACGAAGCCTCCCGCGATGGTGGCATCGAGAAGCGCTTGGTTCGGAACGGCGAACGGCAAGAGAAACGCGGCGGCGGCCGGCGACGGCTGGCTATTTTGTAGCTTGGTGTAGAGGTGGATGGGGCCCCACAGCGGGTAATGGCCATCGCGCACGTTCTTCTTGTCG encodes:
- a CDS encoding acyl-CoA/acyl-ACP dehydrogenase — protein: MSAQSAVSMSLVPAEDEIAIREAVRGICNSFGERYARDCYERGEPPAAMWNALAKAGFVGANIPTEWGGGGLGMAGLCIVGEEAAASGGSTLMLVVSSAMAGSILARHATDAQKTRWLRGIAAGTTQLAFAITEPDAGSNSHQLRTELRREGSRYVLKGQKTFISGVESADAVLVVARMRDDTSGELGLPCLCIVDVDAPGFTRTPIPMPYLGPEKQWTLFFEDVAIEPDRLIGGEVGGLTAVFDALNPERIILAALINGVALRALDKAAAYARERAVWGVPIATHQAIAHPLAKAKIEVELARLMTQKAAALFDAQAKGAGEASNMAKYAAAEAANHAVDAAIQTHGGNGIALEYGISDLWWMARLLRIAPVSAEMILNYIAQHSLRLPKSY
- a CDS encoding TetR family transcriptional regulator; translated protein: MPSHAGARTSPRSAHPPRASLLPVLPASPTGAALTREKLLQAAHELLFERGGAEPSVSQICRRAGVQVAMVSYCFGGKTQLLEALVERATMGVVAELQRFAAQKGLEPEEMLRRHVAAMVRNWVRFPYLMQLIERAHAGDPQVERITTIFVGPALEFYRGLLARGAKARKFRKVDPTLFFFSIVGSCQFLFTARSLLATSGEALNEDLVERFIEHTAELLVRGISLK
- a CDS encoding AraC family transcriptional regulator, whose translation is MKRQDLTRPIVPIVYGVLILDLALERGATRAAMLSELEIPETVWNTPDARLSLVQLDRLLYRAVRLTGDGALGYEIGFRCGVTMHGLFGLGAMSLGSIREMVAFGIKFLPVRLPNVKLSLIEGRPRSALEVAEATSLGSLRRQTLEIALVGAMHLATEILERRRPGSDADLELWFDYPEPEYYASYRSRLPPAHFDMAANRLFFPTELLDRPLRACNPITAEMMRQQCERELALLGLEGDFPSRVRAALPKPGGGYHSASEVSARLFVSSRTLKRRLAEHATSFQRVLDELRQHESMRLLQDPALAIEHVAERLAYADPANFTRAFRKWMGITPSEYRTQFLSRAR